Genomic window (bacterium):
GCCGGCTCGCGCGCGTCGACCTGCTGGTCGACGAACTCGACGCCGTGGCCGGCCCTTAAAAGCTCGCCGCCGACCCATAACATCCCGAGCGGCGGCATCTTCTCGAAGTATCGAAGGTCCGGGTCGCGGGGGTGCACCGCGAGTACGCCTGCCCCCATACTTACTCCCTTGGGGTTTTTTCCCGGTTACCGTTTGGCCGCGTCGCCGGCCGCCCCCAGCGGCACGTCACGGACGCGGTCTTCCTCTCGCCTTACCTTGAAGCCCAGGCCGCGCAACAGCCCCCGCCACAGCCGGCGCACCTCGCCCACGCGGACCGCGCGCACGGCCTTCGTCAAAATATAACGCGGCGTAAGTATATATCCAAGCAAAAACCGCAGCCGCAGGCGCCTTAGCTCCCTCACGCCGAGCTGCGGCTGCAACAAGAGCGGCACGTTGTCTTTCAATTTGAAGAGCTTCTCGTTCTCCTCGTTCTCGTACGGCGCGGCCCAGTCGAAGCCGGGCGGCAGCAGCTCGCGCTCGCGGGCGTACGCCTCGACGCGCGTCCCGGGGTATATGCGGACCCCCGGGTTGTAGCCGCGGAACGTCATGTAGCGCGCGTACGTACGGGCGAACTTGTTGGTCTTCTTGGCCTGCTCGTACGTCTCGCCCGGGTGGCCCAGGCTGAACGAGACCTTGGTGTAGAGGCCCAGCTCGTCGGCCCATTTCATGACGTCGACGGCGCGCGCGAGCGTTATGCGCTTGCTGATATACTCGAGGACGTCCTCGTCCGCCGACTCGACGCCGAAGCAAACGGTGTAGCACCCGGCGCGCTGCATCCGCGCAAGCAGCGCCTTGTCGACGGTGTCGACGCGGACCTGGCACTGCCAGGGAATATCTATCCGACGGCGCTCGAGCTCGTCGCAGAAGTCCTCGACGTGTTTCCGTTTTAACGAAAAAGTGCTGTCGAAGATGACGAGGCCGCGGACGCCGTACCGCGTCACGAGCTGCTCCACCTCGTCGACGATGCTTCGGGCGCCGCGGGTGTAGTACCGCTTGCCGAAGAAGAACGACTCCGAGCAGAAGGCGCAGCAGATCGGGCAGCCGCGCGACGTCATAATTATCGTGCCGGGGAGGCCGAGGAGGTCCATCTTCAGGCGGTAGCGGCCCATCGGGACGAGGTGCCGCGCCGGCAGCGGTAGGGAGTCCAGGTCTGCCAGCCGCTCGCGCAGGGGCGTCGTCGCCAGGCCGCCGTCCTCGCGGTACGTGATGCCCTTTATCTTGCGGAGGTCCTCGGGCCGGCCGCCGCCGCGGACCTTCCAGGCGGCGAGCTCGAGGCAGGTGTCCTCGCCCTCGCCGTGGCCTATCAGGTCGACGTCCGGGATGCGCGCGAGCGTCTCCGGCGCGGTGAAGGAGGCGTGCGGGCCGCCGTACGCGACGGTTACCGACGGGTCGAATTGCTTAATAGCGGAGGCGTAGTCGAAGGCGCGGAAGCGGCCGTGCGAGGTCCCGGACAGCAGCGCGAGCCTGGGCCGCGTCGCCTCGAGGAATTTTTCGAAACTCTCCGCGGCGACCTGCTCGTCGTAGACGGCGACGGCGTAGCCGGCGCGCTCCAGCGCCGCGGCGATCCACAGCAGGCCGAGCGGCGGCGTGCGGTCCGGGATGCCCAGGTCCACGCCGTACGGGTGTACGCCGATTACGTCTACGCTCATCGCGATTTATTATAACAAAAAAGGCGCCCGGGTGGGGCGCGAGACGTGGGGAGCGGGTAACGTAGGGCCGGACCTTTAGGTCCGAGAGTGCCGTCAGGTGTTACCACCTGACGGCCGCTATCGTACGTCACGACCGACAGGACTGTCGGTCCCACCGATGGTAACATCCGACGCCACCCAACCAAAACCCCCGACGCCACCGAACGCTATATGGGTTCATACGGGCCGGCAGGAATGTCGGCCCCACTTTATAATAATATGCGGAGGGCGACGCCTTGAAGTAGGGTCGGGTCTTTAGACCCGGCCGCCACGCCGCCGGTATCGACCGCCGGTTGAAACCGGCGGTTAACGCCTACGCGGGTTACGCACCGGCCGCTGAAGCGGCCGGTTTCGACATATCAGAGTGCCGTCAGGTGGTACCACCTGACGGCCGCCATTATACGTCACGACCGACAAGAATGTCGGTCCCACCGATGGTAACATCCGACGCCACCCGTACAGGCCGACAGGAATGTCGGCCCCACTTTATAATAATATGCGGAGGGCGACGCCTTGAAGTAGGGTCGGGTCTTTGGGGCCGGCCGCCACGCCGCCGGTATCGACCGCCGGTTGAAACCGGCGGTTAACGGCTACGCGGGTTACGCACCGGCCGCTGAAGCGGCCGGTTTCGACATATCAGAGTGCCGTCAGGTGTTACCACCTGACGGTACGGTCGGTCTCGTAGGGCCGGGTCTTTAGACCCGGCCACCGAATTCACTTATTAATATGAGAAATCGCCGGCTACGCCAACGGCAAGGCAGGCCGACCTGAAGGTCGGCCCCTACTTTTTAACAATCCGCGAGAGCTTTTTAATAAGCCCGCGTTTTCGCTTACCTCCAACATTAACCGTTATCCAAAAAATCCCTATAGAAGAAAAAGTAGTAGGCGACCATGAAGGCCTCGACGCGGCCCGGGCGTACGTCGCCGTCGTAGTAAAGCTCGGTCCCGTACGAGCTGTTCTTGATGACGCCGTTCTCCATATAGCCCAGCGTGCTGTAGGAGGCGTTCTTGAAGGTGCCGCCGTCGTAGTAGCCGAGCGTGCTGTAGCTCGAGTTCTTGACCGTGTCGCCGTCGACGTACCCCAGCGTGCTGTACGAGGAGTTCTTGACGGTCCCGGTCTCGGCGTCAATGTAGCCGAGGGTGCTGTAGCTCGAGTTCTTGACGGTCCCGTCCTCGTCGATGTAGGCGACGGTGCCGTAGCTCGCGTTCTTAATCGTTATCTCGCCGGCGGCAAGGGCCGCGGCGGCCGCGGCCGAGAGCGCGATAATGGCGAACGTCTTCACGGCAACCTCCTTGAAAAAATTATAGCACATTAAGCCACGAAGGCAAAACAAAAGGCCGGACGCGGGCCCGGCCTATTAACGCGTAAAAATAATTACGGCGACGGCTGCGGGTTCATGCTGACGCGGCCTTTGTTTATCTCCATACTAACGACGACGACGTTGAAGACGTTGTCGCGGCAGCCGAGGCGCGCGGCGTCGGCCTGAACGAGTCTTACGTTATCTTAGGGGACGAGCTCGTAGACGCGACGCAGCCGCGCCGCAGCGAGTTTATCGTCGTAGTAGCCGCTCACGCCCGGCACGACCTATTTGGCCTGCGGGTCTTCCTGCATCATGCAGAAGACGTTCCCCTCGGTATCGGCGCAATACACGTACCAGCCGACGCCCGGCAGTGCGGTTTTAGGTTTGACGACCTTACCACCCACCGCCTCGGTTTTACGGACGTACTCGTCGACGTCGGCGACTTCGACAACGTTCCGGGTAACGTCGCCTTCGCCCCGCCGCTCGATCCCGCCGTCGATGCCGGGCTCGGACTCCTCGCCCGTAGTAACGAGCCAGTAGTCCGCCGGCCCTTCCCACTTGTCTATCTTCCAGCCGAAGACCTCGCGGTAAAACTTAACGGCACGTTCGGTGTCATCGGCCGGAATCTCGAAATGGATTACCCTTGGCATAACTATCGCTCCCTTTGTTCACTCGTTTAACGCACGGGAAACCGAAAAGAGTTATTCGGCAGATTCCTCCTCCGGCGACGGCCGCGCCCACCCGGGCCGCCTAAACCGGTAGACCAGCAGCGGGACCGCGCACACGATTACCATCCCCAAGGCCAGGAACGCCTCGTAGAAAAAGACGTTGCCGGTCTGAAGCTGCGCCGGCGGGAAGTAGCCGATGGCGACGGTGAAGGCCGCGGCCGCGACGGCCACGCCGGCCACGAGCCACATCCCCAACTTGCCGCCCGGGACCTTGTAGGCGCGCGCTACGCCGGGCTCCGAATAACGCAGGCGAACCGCCGAGACAAAGAGCAGGACGTACATCACGAGGTAGAGCTGGGCCGTGAGCGCCGTCAAGATCCAATACGAACTGCTCACCGTCGGCATGAGCAGGAAGACGAGCGAGAGCGCCGTCACGATGAGCGCTTGGACGACGAGGATGTGGGTCTGGACGCCGCGGCGGTTGACGCGCTGCAGGAAGGGCGGCAGGAAGCCGTGGCGCGCGACCGCCAACAGGCCTTTACTCGGGCCCGCGATCCAGGTGGAAATTTGGCCAAAGACGCCGAACGCGATGAGCAGCGCAACTACCGGAATAAGCCAAGCCAGGTGGAATTTATCCAGGAACGCCGTGAAAGCCTGCATCAAGCCGGCGACGAGGCTTATCTTCTCGCGCGGGACGACGACGGCTATGGACAGCGTGCCGAGGACGAAGACGGCGAGCACTACCAAAGTCGCTATTAGGATCGCTTTGGGGTAATCGCGTTGGGGGTTCTTGA
Coding sequences:
- a CDS encoding radical SAM protein encodes the protein MSVDVIGVHPYGVDLGIPDRTPPLGLLWIAAALERAGYAVAVYDEQVAAESFEKFLEATRPRLALLSGTSHGRFRAFDYASAIKQFDPSVTVAYGGPHASFTAPETLARIPDVDLIGHGEGEDTCLELAAWKVRGGGRPEDLRKIKGITYREDGGLATTPLRERLADLDSLPLPARHLVPMGRYRLKMDLLGLPGTIIMTSRGCPICCAFCSESFFFGKRYYTRGARSIVDEVEQLVTRYGVRGLVIFDSTFSLKRKHVEDFCDELERRRIDIPWQCQVRVDTVDKALLARMQRAGCYTVCFGVESADEDVLEYISKRITLARAVDVMKWADELGLYTKVSFSLGHPGETYEQAKKTNKFARTYARYMTFRGYNPGVRIYPGTRVEAYARERELLPPGFDWAAPYENEENEKLFKLKDNVPLLLQPQLGVRELRRLRLRFLLGYILTPRYILTKAVRAVRVGEVRRLWRGLLRGLGFKVRREEDRVRDVPLGAAGDAAKR
- a CDS encoding VOC family protein — translated: MPRVIHFEIPADDTERAVKFYREVFGWKIDKWEGPADYWLVTTGEESEPGIDGGIERRGEGDVTRNVVEVADVDEYVRKTEAVGGKVVKPKTALPGVGWYVYCADTEGNVFCMMQEDPQAK
- a CDS encoding amino acid permease; translated protein: MDDNKTPRPSRRVLSVFTLAMVNVAMIASLRGLPTMAEYGLTAVFFFVVAALVFLIPTALVSAELATGWPKRGGVYVWVKEALGARWGFVAIWLQWLQNVIWYPTVLSFAAATFAFAISPALANNRFYALAVILAAYWGATLVNFRGMKTSGWISTVGVIGGTLVPGALIIGLGIAWLALGNPSQLELSGAAFVPDLGGMSSIVLAASTLLFFAGMEVSATHAQEVKNPQRDYPKAILIATLVVLAVFVLGTLSIAVVVPREKISLVAGLMQAFTAFLDKFHLAWLIPVVALLIAFGVFGQISTWIAGPSKGLLAVARHGFLPPFLQRVNRRGVQTHILVVQALIVTALSLVFLLMPTVSSSYWILTALTAQLYLVMYVLLFVSAVRLRYSEPGVARAYKVPGGKLGMWLVAGVAVAAAAFTVAIGYFPPAQLQTGNVFFYEAFLALGMVIVCAVPLLVYRFRRPGWARPSPEEESAE